In Primulina eburnea isolate SZY01 chromosome 3, ASM2296580v1, whole genome shotgun sequence, one DNA window encodes the following:
- the LOC140828253 gene encoding uncharacterized protein — MIQELLGGGNVGLIAGERSNISSPNGGFLVGPVSPSPSSTPSPSSSAGAATAAAAAMENLRCPRCDSSNTKFCYYNNYNLTQPRHFCKTCRRYWTKGGALRNVPIGGGCRKNKSTSIAAAVGKSSTAGKLKTFSSEMGKAAFFSGFEHADAFTQSPILWATPQNSHILSLLRANQNSNPNPLSHPGKEEVGLFGSHLGTDCSVSNGGFHSRALGFDPLGPIQVPSIGLSNSFHRDNQHQAQASQTFILGEVQNNGIQELYQKLRSSTNIYPEIAPQVILGSMVSSSSSSSTIFESAPIAAAEIGFCNSTMYWPTDLPTTNGAYP; from the coding sequence ATGATTCAAGAGCTTCTTGGGGGAGGCAATGTTGGCTTAATAGCTGGAGAAAGATCCAATATTTCTAGCCCTAATGGAGGATTTCTTGTTGGCCCAGTTTCTCCTTCTCCGTCCAGTACTCCGTCACCCTCTTCTTCTGCTGGAGCTGCCACTGCAGCAGCAGCTGCGATGGAGAATCTGAGATGCCCACGATGCGATTCCTCCAACACGAAATTCTGTTACTATAACAACTACAATCTCACTCAGCCACGCCATTTCTGCAAGACTTGCCGCCGCTACTGGACAAAAGGTGGGGCCTTGCGAAACGTTCCGATTGGAGGTGGATGCCGTAAGAACAAGAGCACCAGCATAGCTGCGGCCGTTGGGAAGTCTTCAACTGCTGGAAAGTTGAAAACTTTCTCATCGGAGATGGGGAAAGCAGCCTTTTTCAGTGGATTTGAGCACGCTGATGCTTTCACTCAAAGCCCTATTTTATGGGCCACCCCGCAGAATTCTCACATACTTTCTTTACTCAGAGCAAACCAAAACTCTAATCCTAATCCGCTGTCTCATCCCGGAAAAGAAGAAGTTGGTTTATTTGGATCACACTTGGGGACAGATTGTTCCGTTTCCAATGGCGGGTTTCACTCTCGAGCCTTAGGCTTCGACCCTTTAGGCCCGATCCAGGTTCCATCCATCGGCCTGTCAAATTCTTTCCACAGAGACAATCAGCACCAAGCTCAAGCAAGCCAAACCTTTATTCTTGGTGAAGTTCAAAATAATGGGATTCAAGAACTGTATCAAAAGCTCAGATCTTCAACAAATATTTATCCTGAAATTGCACCGCAGGTAATTCTTGGAAGCATGGTGTCAtcgtcttcttcttcttccaccATTTTCGAATCGGCACCCATTGCCGCAGCTGAAATCGGCTTCTGCAATTCAACTATGTATTGGCCGACAGATCTGCCCACTACAAATGGTGCATACCCTTAA